The following coding sequences are from one Dermacentor silvarum isolate Dsil-2018 chromosome 4, BIME_Dsil_1.4, whole genome shotgun sequence window:
- the LOC119450207 gene encoding uncharacterized protein LOC119450207: MVDAWRLVRCGKYTHAKSEIVLDCENVVIGRNVEPKYRLDSVNISRQHACLRYSKHGLWEITDLRSHNGVFVNGARIPASHRVTLHEGDVIGFGKPAPSGDDVFVFALEKKCLSVAVKNELPDSPTSASPASDAVLLSDEDDIVVTKVVCAKRRLTVSTSSNCAAATHCPSPPAHNAAPPLVTTKNKPVDGDGRLSYAGSAVSTSPAVGAAHIDVPPTAGMARFSISPHQQVPGTAVAIVIKAEPSDAVGRVKIERDCESTDSRSTSSRDTSHSRSSLPVGLTFAPAASNRNPVKVTDRALPPHAPGTYIKQEVPEPFAEIEDVPIREPTGVPIYIKQDPDCLAREQAQNVEKAVVTHAHQSECLGDLPLHNVVSSSSGRTDHASTVSRKVEVNSCNSTSLSYPSEQKAECDNLHRSGLGVCATTKKNEAAPIPSLGAPRTDVSSITVKEEPVFSDSSSTNIVQSIVEISTPADVSTSSIGFGKTVKSGFTLGDLNASDAKQCSTFPLHKNMNEEKCSGLKYVPCQERSYSPTAYSKNVNDLPNMPGCFNLSRLVKPCTVVLERCESSTLAQEQRPTSVSGQQLTEGGLVTQGDHSHVEAGLAESARNTANDSPHDISFSQDDLIIILSDSDDDCNLGIDFEIKKEPEEAEEIISNDADVEAGIPWSCSNDITEERKTVPVCSVAEDKELEKRLVWNESDSEQPTSTDKEQSENDFFPALSQDFSEDDALPAKIKRRSAPTGASSLSSTHRLALQGKVNRSPKKKSSLKEKLMKSMKHRIPMAGGGSAVQKKDGEMLPKSSSAAECEDGLKKSHYKGRFQSRAARLLSTEEPSKPAASTSKRKQVRMAKPFNNMQTVPHRVEAVRPLDVCAERAKQLSPSRYSMQLLPEKGKAPKASDVSVETPNHMCPSWNATKIPPQLENAPMSNAVSTETTNRLSSSLKKCALIPQVNNFTSADSSVQGKACFSVPRFKQAVRISRLAMGSTVHTATSGDPPVDAQRPAALPLIPVPMDPEPMDIDVIPEPMDIDVSERRSRVHFHIEEPSGKTDEQRAEFAQRVRASLKKKKFEQSQKSKINLGVFISFILNWKVQWLKEQLHSAVLPPLLDMGKFRGKRFMYSNLEEYKLVNYHFLCLEVWQSLFRSWREHFARTTRMTFSSAVMHHVCPPGDSMILTCVVLVTPEQMHKSLYPFEGHLVRLDLRIRDQEKAALPAFGFVTKHKFLRDPRARNSTIPDLLQSVYTDGCIPVTLHIQVRTRPVTLDFGKLQRLSVVGKITPALRQMEAVLELEKSAFADCIVRPNVSHFWCQKGVPVSSSFRENFNHEQEQVISSAVAAMRVNGSEPRIMILHGPPGTGKTHTVVGVVTEILLYNSKQTMLIVAPSNAAVDEIGRRLLAHRQWQYRQRVPAEQVLKVVRIGQNSMVHPEVRGICLDELLQKNIQKDEIERCREYDQTISALEIEVKRCADKKYQLERSACQDVRAFRRLEFQITHLQSQIQQAKEKKKLITDSNARQFRNANERKLVILRNAHVILSTLNSCRSRLMEEAFGRNSSHNFSCVLLDEATQCTEVEALLSLQYQTSRLILVGDPMQLPATVMSQDAVDRGFQESLFERFYNYLKQEADSKPIFTLNEQRRMHSEICHFPSKYFYNGNLRPVLGLDAKYASCPLTPYLVFNIKDSPEVSETTSTSWLNRGEAAFVARLCLAISQHVVNVSLGVITPYQAQKTAIIEQLRESFAPEAATFDVNTVDGFQGQERDVIVLSCVRAHNPRGNIGFVADARRLNVAITRAKKALYICGHLDSLKDSEEWRALISDACHRSKVMDISAKCSSDLLADIIKKPHITGP; the protein is encoded by the coding sequence ATGGTTGACGCTTGGCGCCTCGTTCGGTGCGGTAAATACACTCACGCTAAAAGCGAGATTGTTTTGGACTGCGAGAACGTCGTGATTGGACGCAACGTTGAGCCAAAGTATCGTCTAGACAGCGTGAACATCAGTCGTCAGCACGCTTGCTTGAGATACAGCAAACACGGACTATGGGAAATCACCGATCTTCGCAGCCACAACGGCGTGTTTGTCAACGGTGCAAGGATACCGGCATCACACCGCGTTACTCTTCACGAAGGCGATGTCATCGGTTTTGGGAAGCCTGCGCCGAGTGGTGACGATGTGTTTGTGTTTGCGTTGGAGAAGAAATGTTTGAGTGTCGCCGTCAAGAACGAATTGCCCGATTCACCAACGAGTGCGTCGCCTGCATCCGACGCCGTGTTGTTGAGCGATGAGGACGATATCGTCGTCACAAAAGTAGTCTGTGCGAAAAGACGATTGACTGTTTCAACAAGTTCTAACTGTGCAGCTGCCACGCACTGTCCGTCGCCGCCAGCCCATAATGCCGCTCCGCCTCTTGTCACAACCAAAAACAAACCCGTTGATGGGGACGGCAGACTTAGTTATGCTGGTTCAGCGGTTTCCACCAGTCCGGCTGTTGGTGCCGCCCACATCGATGTTCCACCAACGGCTGGCATGGCGCGCTTCAGCATTAGTCCTCATCAGCAAGTGCCAGGGACCGCAGTCGCGATTGTTATCAAAGCAGAGCCGTCTGACGCTGTGGGGAGAGTGAAAATTGAACGCGACTGTGAATCCACTGATTCTCGATCGACGTCTAGTCGCGACACATCACATAGCAGGTCATCACTGCCAGTAGGATTGACCTTCGCACCTGCTGCTAGCAACAGAAACCCAGTTAAAGTGACTGATAGAGCACTTCCTCCTCATGCTCCTGGCACTTACATTAAACAAGAGGTGCCAGAACCCTTTGCCGAAATTGAAGATGTTCCCATACGTGAACCGACAGGTGTGCCAATTTATATCAAGCAAGACCCAGATTGCTTGGCCAGAGAGCAAGCGCAGAATGTAGAGAAAGCAGTGGTGACACATGCTCACCAAAGTGAGTGTCTTGGTGATTTACCCTTGCACAATGTCGTCAGTAGTAGTTCCGGAAGGACAGATCATGCAAGCACTGTGTCAAGAAAAGTCGAAGTAAACTCTTGCAACAGCACATCTTTATCTTACCCCTCTGAGCAAAAAGCAGAATGTGATAATTTACACCGAAGTGGTTTAGGTGTATGTGCTACTACCAAGAAAAATGAAGCTGCTCCTATTCCTTCATTAGGAGCACCAAGAACAGATGTCAGTAGCATTACTGTAAAAGAGGAACCTGTTTTCTCTGACAGCAGTAGCACCAACATAGTGCAAAGCATAGTTGAAATCAGTACGCCAGCGGATGTGTCTACCTCTTCTATAGGTTTTGGAAAAACTGTGAAAAGTGGTTTTACACTGGGTGACCTAAATGCCAGTGATGCTAAGCAGTGCAGTACATTTCCTTTACACAAAAACATGAATGAGGAGAAGTGCTCCGGGTTGAAGTATGTTCCATGTCAGGAAAGATCATATTCACCGACAGCTTACAGCAAGAATGTAAACGATTTGCCTAACATGCCAGGCTGTTTCAATTTGTCCCGGTTGGTTAAGCCATGCACTGTTGTTCTTGAGAGATGTGAAAGCAGCACTCTTGCTCAGGAACAACGACCTACTTCTGTAAGTGGACAGCAGCTCACTGAAGGTGGTTTGGTCACACAAGGCGATCACAGTCATGTTGAAGCAGGACTTGCTGAAAGCGCTCGGAACACAGCTAATGACAGTCCTCATGATATATCATTTTCTCAGGATGATTTAATAATCATTCTTTCCGATTCAGATGATGATTGTAATCTGGGAATAGATTTTGAGATCAAGAAAGAACCTGAGGAAGCAGAAGAGATTATTAGCAATGATGCTGATGTTGAGGCTGGCATTCCGTGGAGTTGCTCGAATGACATTACTGAAGAGAGGAAAACTGTGCCAGTGTGTTCAGTAGCTGAAGACAAGGAGCTTGAAAAAAGACTTGTTTGGAATGAGTCAGATTCGGAGCAACCCACCTCAACTGATAAGGAGCAATCGGAAAATGATTTCTTCCCAGCATTGTCACAAGACTTCTCTGAAGATGATGCTCTTCCAGCAAAAATAAAGAGAAGAAGCGCTCCCACAGGTGCAAGTTCCTTGTCATCTACCCATCGCCTTGCTTTGCAAGGCAAAGTGAACAGAAGCCCCAAGAAAAAATCAAGCCTGAAAGAGAAGCTTATGAAATCTATGAAACACAGGATACCAATGGCTGGAGGTGGATCAGCAGTCCAAAAGAAAGATGGTGAAATGTTGCCCAAGTCTAGCTCTGCTGCTGAATGTGAAGATGGTTTAAAGAAGTCCCATTACAAGGGTAGGTTCCAGTCCCGTGCAGCTCGCCTGCTAAGTACAGAAGAGCCATCTAAGCCTGCTGCAAGCACGTCAAAAAGAAAGCAAGTCAGAATGGCTAAACCTTTTAATAATATGCAAACGGTACCACACAGAGTTGAAGCTGTCAGGCCACTTGACGTTTGTGCTGAAAGAGCAAAACAGTTGAGTCCATCTCGGTATAGTATGCAGCTGCTTCCAGAGAAGGGAAAAGCTCCCAAAGCAAGTGATGTTTCCGTTGAAACACCGAACCACATGTGTCCATCTTGGAATGCTACGAAGATACCTCCGCAGCTGGAAAATGCTCCAATGTCAAATGCTGTTTCTACTGAAACTACAAATCGATTGAGTTCTTCCCTGAAAAAATGTGCCCTCATTCCCCAGGTGAACAATTTTACAAGTGCTGACTCATCAGTACAGGGAAAAGCATGCTTTTCTGTGCCAAGGTTCAAACAAGCTGTTCGAATTTCTAGATTGGCAATGGGCTCAACAGTGCACACTGCTACTTCAGGTGACCCCCCTGTAGATGCACAAAGGCCTGCAGCTCTGCCACTAATTCCTGTGCCTATGGACCCTGAACCTATGGACATTGATGTAATTCCTGAACCTATGGACATTGATGTATCCGAAAGGAGGTCACGTGTACACTTTCACATAGAAGAACCAAGTGGCAAAACTGATGAGCAGAGGGCTGAATTTGCACAACGTGTTAGGGCATCATTGAAGAAGAAAAAGTTCGAACAAAGTCAGAAGAGTAAGATAAACTTGGGAGTCTTCATCTCTTTCATTCTCAACTGGAAAGTTCAGTGGCTAAAGGAGCAGCTGCATTCGGCAGTGCTTCCTCCTCTACTGGACATGGGCAAGTTTAGAGGTAAACGCTTCATGTACAGTAATCTGGAAGAATACAAGCTGGTGAACTACCACTTTTTGTGCCTCGAAGTGTGGCAGTCTCTCTTCCGCAGCTGGCGAGAACATTTCGCACGCACCACACGCATGACATTCAGTTCTGCTGTTATGCACCACGTATGCCCTCCTGGTGACTCCATGATCTTAACTTGTGTTGTTTTAGTGACACCAGAGCAGATGCACAAATCTTTGTACCCATTTGAAGGTCACCTTGTCCGCCTGGATTTGCGCATTCGAGATCAGGAAAAAGCTGCACTGCCAGCATTTGGATTTGTGACTAAACACAAGTTCCTGAGGGACCCTCGTGCACGTAATAGCACCATCCCAGACTTGTTACAAAGTGTGTACACTGATGGGTGTATTCCTGTTACATTGCACATTCAAGTAAGAACAAGGCCTGTGACTCTAGACTTTGGTAAACTTCAGCGCTTGTCTGTAGTGGGCAAGATTACTCCTGCTTTGCGGCAAATGGAAGCTGTGTTAGAGCTTGAAAAATCTGCGTTTGCTGACTGTATTGTCAGGCCTAATGTTAGCCATTTTTGGTGCCAGAAAGGTGTTCCTGTCAGCTCTAGCTTCAGAGAAAACTTCAATCATGAGCAAGAGCAAGTAATCAGTTCTGCTGTTGCTGCTATGAGAGTGAATGGCAGCGAACCTAGAATTATGATCCTGCATGGCCCACCTGGCACAGGCAAGACTCACACAGTTGTTGGCGTGGTGACAGAGATCCTTCTGTACAACAGCAAACAGACTATGCTGATTGTGGCACCATCCAATGCTGCAGTTGATGAGATTGGTCGTCGGCTTTTGGCTCACAGGCAGTGGCAGTACAGACAGAGAGTGCCTGCAGAACAGGTTTTGAAGGTAGTCCGAATCGGCCAAAACAGCATGGTCCATCCAGAGGTTCGTGGAATCTGTCTTGACGAGTTGTTGCAAAAGAACATTCAGAAGGATGAGATTGAACGGTGCAGAGAGTACGACCAGACCATTTCTGCTCTAGAGATTGAAGTGAAACGGTGTGCTGACAAAAAGTATCAGCTTGAGAGGTCTGCCTGTCAGGATGTTAGAGCGTTTAGACGTCTTGAGTTTCAGATCACACATTTGCAGTCTCAGATCCAGCAGGCTAAAGAGAAGAAAAAGCTCATAACTGACAGCAATGCCCGGCAGTTCCGTAATGCTAATGAGAGGAAACTTGTAATCCTTCGCAACGCTCATGTCATCCTTTCCACTCTGAACAGCTGCCGTAGCCGTCTTATGGAAGAGGCTTTTGGCCGCAACAGTTCTCATAACTTCTCATGTGTTCTTCTTGATGAAGCAACTCAGTGCACCGAAGTGGAAGCTCTGCTCAGCTTGCAGTACCAAACCAGCAGGCTGATTCTTGTTGGTGATCCCATGCAGCTACCTGCTACAGTCATGTCACAAGATGCTGTGGATCGTGGGTTCCAGGAATCACTCTTTGAGCGCTTTTACAACTACCTAAAGCAAGAAGCTGACTCTAAGCCCATCTTCACACTAAATGAACAGAGACGAATGCATTCAGAGATTTGTCATTTCCCATCAAAGTACTTTTATAATGGGAATCTTCGACCAGTTCTTGGGCTAGATGCCAAATATGCGTCATGTCCATTGACTCCGTACCTTGTGTTCAACATTAAGGACAGCCCTGAGGTTAGCGAGACCACTAGTACATCATGGTTGAATCGTGGTGAAGCTGCCTTTGTTGCTCGTCTTTGCCTTGCTATTTCACAGCATGTTGTGAATGTGTCTCTCGGTGTTATCACACCATACCAGGCTCAGAAGACTGCTATCATCGAACAGCTTCGAGAGAGTTTTGCACCAGAGGCAGCAACTTTTGACGTGAATACTGTGGATGGCTTTCAAGGCCAGGAGAGGGATGTCATTGTACTGTCATGTGTGCGTGCCCACAACCCAAGAGGCAACATTGGTTTTGTTGCTGACGCACGGAGGCTGAATGTTGCCATCACAAGAGCCAAGAAAGCTTTGTATATCTGTGGACATCTTGACTCTCTTAAGGACAGTGAGGAGTGGAGGGCATTGATTTCTGATGCCTGTCATCGTTCCAAAGTGATGGACATCTCTGCGAAATGTTCTTCTGATCTCCTTGCGGACATTATCAAGAAGCCCCATATAACAGGACCGTGA